Proteins from a genomic interval of Rosa chinensis cultivar Old Blush chromosome 2, RchiOBHm-V2, whole genome shotgun sequence:
- the LOC112188712 gene encoding transcription factor TGA4 isoform X1, whose protein sequence is MNSSSTQFVTSRRMSAYEPIHQMSMWGESFMSNGNLNASASMIMDADTQLDNQSEDASQGILGPSSKYDQEATKPTDKVQRRLAQNREAARKSRLRKKAYVQQLETSRLKLVQLEQELDRARQQGLYIGSGLDANPLGYSGTMNPGCVAAFEMEYGNWVEEQNKQIFELRTALQAQISDIELHLLVDRGMSHYFKLFSMKSKAAKVDVFYVMSGMWKTSAERFFSWIGGFRPSELLKVLLPQLYPLAEQQHLDVSSLRQSCQQAEDALSQGMDKLQLTLAQTVAADPLGEDIYVPQMAIAMEKLEALVSFVNQADHLRKETLQQMSRILTIRQAARGLLALGEYFQRLRALSSLWTTRPRELT, encoded by the exons ATGAACTCTTCTTCCACCCAGTTTGTCACCTCTAGAAGGATGAGTGCCTATGAGCCAATACACCAGATGAGCATGTGGGGAGAAAGCTTTATGAGTAATGGTAATTTGAATGCCTCAGCATCCATGATCATGGATGCAGACACACAGCTAGATAATCAG TCAGAGGATGCCTCTCAAGGAATCCTGGGACCTTCGAGCAAGTATGACCAAGAAGCAACCAAACCTACGGACAAG GTCCAAAGGCGTCTTGCTCAAAATCGGGAGGCTGCTCGTAAAAGCCGGCTGAGAAAGAAG GCCTATGTTCAGCAGTTGGAAACAAGTCGTTTAAAGCTTGTTCAATTAGAGCAAGAGCTTGATAGAGCAAGACAACAG GGTCTTTATATTGGAAGTGGACTGGATGCTAATCCTCTGGGATATTCTGGCACCATGAATCCAGGTT GTGTTGCTGCATTTGAGATGGAGTACGGAAACTGGGTGGAGGAACAAAATAAGCAGATTTTTGAACTGAGGACTGCGTTGCAGGCTCAGATAAGTGACATAGAGCTTCATCTCCTTGTAGATCGCGGCATGAGTCACTATTTTAAACTTTTCAGCATGAAATCAAAAGCtgcaaaagttgatgttttctATGTAATGTCTGGGATGTGGAAAACATCAGCTGAGCGGTTTTTCTCATGGATTGGAGGATTTCGCCCTTCAGAGCTTCTTAAG GTTCTTCTGCCTCAACTTTACCCCTTGGCAGAGCAACAACATTTGGATGTTAGCAGCCTTAGGCAATCATGTCAACAAGCAGAAGATGCTCTTTCGCAAGGTATGGATAAACTACAGCTCACTCTAGCTCAGACTGTGGCAGCTGATCCTCTGGGTGAAGATATTTATGTCCCACAGATGGCCATTGCAATGGAGAAGTTGGAAGCTCTTGTGAGCTTTGTGAACCAG GCTGATCATCTTCGAAAGGAGACGTTACAGCAGATGTCACGCATCCTCACTATCCGCCAGGCAGCTCGAGGCCTTCTTGCTTTGGGAGAGTACTTCCAACGCCTTCGAGCTTTGAGCTCGCTTTGGACAACTCGTCCTCGTGAGCTTACATAA
- the LOC112188712 gene encoding transcription factor TGA4 isoform X2 produces MNSSSTQFVTSRRMSAYEPIHQMSMWGESFMSNGNLNASASMIMDADTQLDNQSEDASQGILGPSSKYDQEATKPTDKVQRRLAQNREAARKSRLRKKAYVQQLETSRLKLVQLEQELDRARQQGLYIGSGLDANPLGYSGTMNPGVAAFEMEYGNWVEEQNKQIFELRTALQAQISDIELHLLVDRGMSHYFKLFSMKSKAAKVDVFYVMSGMWKTSAERFFSWIGGFRPSELLKVLLPQLYPLAEQQHLDVSSLRQSCQQAEDALSQGMDKLQLTLAQTVAADPLGEDIYVPQMAIAMEKLEALVSFVNQADHLRKETLQQMSRILTIRQAARGLLALGEYFQRLRALSSLWTTRPRELT; encoded by the exons ATGAACTCTTCTTCCACCCAGTTTGTCACCTCTAGAAGGATGAGTGCCTATGAGCCAATACACCAGATGAGCATGTGGGGAGAAAGCTTTATGAGTAATGGTAATTTGAATGCCTCAGCATCCATGATCATGGATGCAGACACACAGCTAGATAATCAG TCAGAGGATGCCTCTCAAGGAATCCTGGGACCTTCGAGCAAGTATGACCAAGAAGCAACCAAACCTACGGACAAG GTCCAAAGGCGTCTTGCTCAAAATCGGGAGGCTGCTCGTAAAAGCCGGCTGAGAAAGAAG GCCTATGTTCAGCAGTTGGAAACAAGTCGTTTAAAGCTTGTTCAATTAGAGCAAGAGCTTGATAGAGCAAGACAACAG GGTCTTTATATTGGAAGTGGACTGGATGCTAATCCTCTGGGATATTCTGGCACCATGAATCCAG GTGTTGCTGCATTTGAGATGGAGTACGGAAACTGGGTGGAGGAACAAAATAAGCAGATTTTTGAACTGAGGACTGCGTTGCAGGCTCAGATAAGTGACATAGAGCTTCATCTCCTTGTAGATCGCGGCATGAGTCACTATTTTAAACTTTTCAGCATGAAATCAAAAGCtgcaaaagttgatgttttctATGTAATGTCTGGGATGTGGAAAACATCAGCTGAGCGGTTTTTCTCATGGATTGGAGGATTTCGCCCTTCAGAGCTTCTTAAG GTTCTTCTGCCTCAACTTTACCCCTTGGCAGAGCAACAACATTTGGATGTTAGCAGCCTTAGGCAATCATGTCAACAAGCAGAAGATGCTCTTTCGCAAGGTATGGATAAACTACAGCTCACTCTAGCTCAGACTGTGGCAGCTGATCCTCTGGGTGAAGATATTTATGTCCCACAGATGGCCATTGCAATGGAGAAGTTGGAAGCTCTTGTGAGCTTTGTGAACCAG GCTGATCATCTTCGAAAGGAGACGTTACAGCAGATGTCACGCATCCTCACTATCCGCCAGGCAGCTCGAGGCCTTCTTGCTTTGGGAGAGTACTTCCAACGCCTTCGAGCTTTGAGCTCGCTTTGGACAACTCGTCCTCGTGAGCTTACATAA